A region of Streptomyces sp. WMMC500 DNA encodes the following proteins:
- a CDS encoding PadR family transcriptional regulator has translation MPPKRRKPSNPLALAVLAFLAERSMHPYEIAQLLRQRGKEHSIKINFGSLYTVVQNLEKHGFVAAAGVQKQGNRPERTVYAITDAGREEMHDWLTEIVAVPRREYAHFEAALSLISVLPPDEAVEALQTRLARQEVAAAGLRGALAKLYETLPRVFVIETEYQAHMLEAEAAWLRGVLPELTDGSLGGVEDWRAWHRTGEVPAEWQNLEEELPGGEGGTPGAAQETYDAHEGP, from the coding sequence GTGCCCCCGAAGCGGCGGAAGCCGAGCAACCCGCTGGCCCTGGCCGTGCTGGCCTTTCTCGCCGAGCGGTCGATGCACCCGTACGAGATCGCCCAGTTGCTGCGGCAGCGCGGCAAGGAACACAGCATCAAGATCAATTTCGGCTCCCTCTACACCGTGGTGCAGAACCTGGAGAAGCACGGCTTCGTCGCCGCCGCCGGTGTGCAGAAGCAGGGGAACCGGCCCGAGCGCACGGTCTACGCCATCACCGACGCCGGTCGCGAGGAGATGCACGACTGGCTCACCGAGATCGTCGCCGTCCCCCGCCGGGAGTACGCGCACTTCGAGGCGGCCCTCTCGCTGATCAGCGTGCTGCCGCCGGACGAGGCGGTGGAGGCGCTGCAGACGCGGCTGGCGCGGCAGGAGGTCGCGGCGGCGGGTCTGCGCGGCGCGCTGGCGAAGCTGTACGAGACGCTGCCGCGCGTCTTCGTGATCGAGACGGAGTACCAGGCGCACATGCTGGAGGCGGAGGCCGCGTGGCTGCGCGGCGTCCTGCCGGAGCTGACCGACGGCTCCCTCGGCGGCGTCGAGGACTGGCGCGCCTGGCACCGGACCGGCGAGGTGCCGGCCGAGTGGCAGAACCTGGAGGAGGAGTTGCCCGGCGGCGAGGGCGGGACGCCCGGCGCCGCCCAGGAGACGTACGACGCACACGAGGGCCCGTAG
- a CDS encoding betaine/proline/choline family ABC transporter ATP-binding protein (Members of the family are the ATP-binding subunit of ABC transporters for substrates such as betaine, L-proline or other amino acids, choline, carnitine, etc. The substrate specificity is best determined from the substrate-binding subunit, rather than this subunit, as it interacts with the permease subunit and not with substrate directly.) gives MSRLQAEHLYKVFGKRPDDAVARLEAGEDREKLRKKGTTAAVVDASFTVESGEIFVVMGLSGSGKSTLLRMLNGLLDATSGRVLFDGQDLTSLTHRELREVRSTKISMVFQHFALFPHRSVLENAAYGLEVQGVPREEREKRAAEALELTGLKGWEHHWPDELSGGMKQRVGLARALATDADLLLMDESFSALDPLIRRDMQDQLIELQSKLRKTIVFITHDLNEAMRLGDRIAVMRDGRIVQIGSPEDILVRPADDYVRRFVEDVDRTRVLTAGSIMEEPQDGLSPKELRETAPVSVTEDTPVAELFGPFATGDDAVGVTDAEGDLVGLVERGRLLSILGDQAGDDEGEKVIAGA, from the coding sequence GTGAGCAGGCTCCAGGCGGAGCACCTGTACAAGGTGTTCGGCAAACGGCCAGATGACGCGGTCGCCCGGCTAGAGGCCGGCGAGGACCGCGAGAAACTTCGCAAGAAGGGCACGACCGCGGCGGTGGTGGACGCCTCCTTCACCGTCGAGTCGGGCGAGATATTCGTGGTCATGGGCCTCTCCGGGTCCGGCAAGTCCACGCTGCTGCGCATGCTGAACGGGCTGCTCGACGCCACGTCCGGCCGGGTGCTCTTCGACGGCCAGGACCTGACGTCGCTGACCCACCGCGAGCTGCGCGAGGTGCGCTCCACGAAGATCAGCATGGTCTTCCAGCACTTCGCGCTCTTCCCGCACCGCAGCGTCCTGGAGAACGCCGCGTACGGTCTTGAGGTCCAGGGCGTACCCCGGGAGGAGCGCGAGAAGCGCGCCGCCGAGGCCCTGGAGCTGACCGGCTTGAAGGGCTGGGAGCACCACTGGCCGGACGAGCTGTCCGGGGGCATGAAGCAGCGCGTGGGCCTGGCCCGCGCCCTGGCCACCGACGCCGACCTGCTGCTCATGGACGAGTCCTTCAGCGCCCTCGACCCGCTGATCCGGCGCGACATGCAGGACCAGCTCATCGAGCTGCAGTCCAAGCTCAGGAAGACGATCGTCTTCATCACCCACGACCTGAACGAGGCCATGCGCCTGGGCGACCGCATCGCCGTCATGCGCGACGGCCGCATCGTCCAGATAGGCAGCCCCGAGGACATCCTCGTGCGGCCCGCGGACGACTACGTGCGCCGCTTCGTCGAGGACGTCGACCGCACCCGGGTGCTCACCGCCGGCTCCATCATGGAGGAGCCGCAGGACGGCCTCTCCCCGAAGGAGCTGCGCGAGACCGCGCCCGTCAGCGTCACCGAGGACACCCCGGTGGCCGAGCTGTTCGGTCCCTTCGCGACCGGCGACGACGCCGTGGGCGTCACCGACGCCGAAGGCGACCTCGTCGGCCTCGTGGAGCGCGGCCGGCTGCTGTCCATCCTCGGCGACCAGGCCGGCGACGACGAGGGCGAAAAGGTGATCGCCGGTGCCTGA
- a CDS encoding ABC transporter permease/substrate binding protein: MPEIDFGSRVESAVDWLKDHLGWLFDFIDTVLTGMYDGVNAVLDAPDPLVLAGIFAVIAFWLRGPLPAVLTFAGFAIIDSVQLWPEAMETLSMVLVATAITVVVAVPLGIWAARSKVVSTAVRPMLDFMQTMPAFVYLIPGVIFFSIGITPGIIATIVFAMPPGVRMTELGIRQVDAELVEAAEAFGTKPADTLRRVQLPLALPTIMAGVNQVIMLALSMVVIAGMVGGGGLGEVVYNAVTRVAIGTGFESGLAVVILAMYLDRMTGALNQRVSPLGRRALAKTAAAVDRWKFLHYKPTTAIATVGIVVLALLAGGLNLAESDDEGTPQAAASTDVGQGRQIDIGYIPWDEGIASTFLWKEVLEQRGFEAEAKQLDPGPLFTAVSEGQVDFQTDAWLPVTHEQYWKQFGGKMEDMGSWYGPTTLELSVPSYMKDVKSLEDLKDHKGDFEGKIIGIEASAGMMGILKDKVVNEYGLEDWEVVSSSTSSMLAELERAYQAEEPVVVTLWSPHWAYSKYDMTKLEDPKGAWGSGDDVHTTARKGFAKDEPVVAEWLRDFTMKEKELTSLEEMIVDAGEGNEQEAVRDWLEQNEGYVDKIAPLPGGGGATEGKDAGKTVNLGYFPWDEAIASTYLWQNVLEDRGYKTNVKQLDPGPLYTALAEGQMDVQFDAWLPVTHEQYWERFGDDLTDVGSWYGPTTLELSVPSYMKDVKSLEDLKDHKGDFEGKIIGIEASAGMMGILKDKVVNEYGLEDWEVVSSSTSSMLAELERAYDKKEPVVVTLWSPHWAYGKWDLTKLEDPKGAWGEGDDIHTVAKKDFAEDFPEFHKWLKDFTLSEEELSSLEVEIQNGGEGNEKESARTWMEDNPEVIDRIAPVS, translated from the coding sequence GTGCCTGAGATCGACTTCGGGTCCCGGGTCGAGTCCGCCGTCGACTGGCTCAAGGACCACCTCGGCTGGCTCTTCGACTTCATCGACACGGTCCTCACCGGCATGTACGACGGCGTCAACGCCGTCCTCGACGCGCCGGATCCGCTCGTCCTGGCCGGCATCTTCGCCGTGATCGCCTTCTGGCTGCGCGGCCCGCTGCCCGCGGTGCTCACGTTCGCCGGCTTCGCGATCATCGACTCGGTGCAACTGTGGCCGGAGGCCATGGAAACCCTGTCGATGGTGCTGGTCGCCACCGCGATCACCGTGGTGGTCGCCGTGCCGCTGGGCATCTGGGCGGCCCGCAGCAAGGTCGTCAGCACCGCCGTGAGGCCGATGCTCGACTTCATGCAGACGATGCCCGCCTTCGTCTATCTGATCCCGGGCGTCATCTTCTTCTCCATCGGCATCACCCCGGGCATCATCGCGACCATCGTGTTCGCCATGCCGCCGGGCGTGCGCATGACCGAGCTGGGCATCCGGCAGGTCGACGCGGAACTGGTCGAGGCCGCCGAGGCGTTCGGCACCAAGCCCGCCGACACCCTGCGCCGCGTGCAACTGCCGCTGGCGCTGCCGACGATCATGGCCGGCGTCAACCAGGTCATCATGCTCGCGCTGTCCATGGTCGTCATCGCCGGCATGGTCGGCGGCGGCGGCCTCGGCGAGGTCGTCTACAACGCCGTCACCCGCGTCGCCATCGGCACCGGCTTCGAGAGCGGCCTCGCGGTCGTCATCCTCGCCATGTACCTGGACCGGATGACCGGCGCGCTCAACCAGCGCGTCTCGCCGCTCGGCCGGCGCGCGCTCGCCAAGACCGCCGCCGCGGTCGACCGGTGGAAGTTCCTGCACTACAAGCCCACCACCGCGATCGCCACCGTCGGCATCGTCGTGCTGGCGCTGCTCGCCGGCGGGCTGAACCTGGCCGAGTCCGACGACGAGGGCACCCCGCAGGCCGCCGCCTCCACGGACGTCGGCCAGGGCCGGCAGATCGACATCGGCTACATCCCCTGGGACGAGGGCATCGCCTCCACCTTCCTGTGGAAGGAGGTGCTGGAGCAGCGTGGCTTCGAGGCCGAGGCCAAGCAGCTCGACCCGGGCCCGCTCTTCACCGCCGTCTCCGAGGGCCAGGTCGACTTCCAGACCGACGCCTGGCTGCCCGTCACGCACGAGCAGTACTGGAAGCAGTTCGGCGGCAAGATGGAGGACATGGGCTCCTGGTACGGGCCGACGACGCTGGAGCTGTCCGTCCCGTCGTACATGAAGGACGTCAAGTCGCTGGAGGATCTGAAGGATCACAAGGGCGATTTCGAGGGGAAGATCATCGGCATCGAGGCCAGCGCCGGGATGATGGGGATCCTCAAGGACAAGGTCGTGAACGAGTACGGCCTGGAGGACTGGGAGGTCGTCTCCTCGTCCACCTCCTCGATGCTCGCCGAGCTGGAGCGCGCGTACCAGGCCGAGGAGCCGGTCGTCGTCACGCTGTGGTCGCCGCACTGGGCGTACTCCAAGTACGACATGACCAAGCTGGAGGACCCGAAGGGCGCCTGGGGCTCCGGTGACGACGTGCACACCACCGCGCGCAAGGGCTTCGCGAAGGACGAGCCCGTCGTCGCCGAGTGGCTGCGCGACTTCACCATGAAGGAGAAGGAGCTCACCAGCCTGGAGGAGATGATCGTCGACGCCGGCGAGGGCAACGAGCAGGAGGCCGTGCGCGACTGGCTGGAGCAGAACGAGGGCTACGTCGACAAGATCGCCCCGCTGCCCGGCGGCGGTGGCGCCACGGAGGGCAAGGACGCGGGCAAGACCGTGAACCTCGGCTACTTCCCGTGGGACGAGGCCATCGCGTCCACGTACCTGTGGCAGAACGTGCTGGAGGACCGCGGCTACAAGACCAACGTCAAGCAGCTCGACCCCGGCCCGCTCTACACGGCGCTCGCCGAGGGCCAGATGGACGTGCAGTTCGACGCCTGGCTACCGGTGACGCACGAGCAGTACTGGGAGAGATTCGGTGACGACCTCACCGACGTCGGCTCCTGGTACGGGCCGACGACGCTGGAGCTGTCCGTCCCGTCGTACATGAAGGACGTCAAGTCGCTGGAGGATCTGAAGGATCACAAGGGCGATTTCGAGGGGAAGATCATCGGCATCGAGGCCAGCGCCGGGATGATGGGGATCCTCAAGGACAAGGTCGTGAACGAGTACGGCCTGGAGGACTGGGAGGTCGTCTCCTCGTCCACCTCCTCGATGCTCGCCGAGCTGGAGCGTGCGTACGACAAGAAGGAGCCCGTCGTCGTCACGCTCTGGTCGCCGCACTGGGCCTACGGCAAGTGGGATCTGACCAAGCTGGAGGACCCGAAGGGGGCCTGGGGCGAGGGCGACGACATCCACACCGTGGCCAAGAAGGACTTCGCCGAGGACTTCCCGGAGTTCCACAAGTGGCTGAAGGACTTCACGCTCTCGGAGGAGGAACTGTCCTCGCTGGAGGTCGAGATCCAGAACGGCGGGGAGGGCAACGAGAAGGAGTCCGCCCGCACGTGGATGGAGGACAACCCGGAGGTCATCGACAGGATCGCGCCGGTCTCCTGA
- a CDS encoding oxidoreductase: MISYDDLTPPERELWAAFPEGRRVDLRVGDAARDDPAGAADWGAERTVRAAVLAALLLGAHPPQPGAIAALRLAGARITGGLDLTGAETAHQVRLEHCFLDEAVVLNSAATASVRIDGSVLPRVDARMARVEGVLAVRRCRVAGALLATNARISGELLLHGTRFAGENGWSVFAGGMEVGGAVFCTHGFTGGGGIRLIGARLSGGLFLDGARIGAADGLALSLDHAQVTTVQLTDGFFAAGRLELRGAQIADLLSFDGAALGGCTGVDGARLHATDLRFTPAEPPAGPVSLGGAQVTVLHDDLDRWPRTVHLDGFAYGSIQPVRAAEQDSVPRRLDWVRRGAGYAPQPYEQLAAWYRQIGHVDDARRVLLAKQRARRRTLRPAGQVWSLLLDGTVGFGYRPWLAGLWLAALTLLGSLVFAAGDSRPVNKGEGPRFHPFVYALDLLIPVGGLGQRDFWYMSGGAPQALSYVLVAAGWLLTTALVAGMTRTLERT; the protein is encoded by the coding sequence GTGATCTCCTACGACGATCTGACGCCCCCGGAACGGGAGTTGTGGGCCGCGTTCCCCGAAGGCCGCCGGGTGGACCTGCGCGTCGGTGACGCGGCCCGGGACGACCCCGCCGGCGCCGCGGACTGGGGAGCGGAGCGTACGGTACGGGCCGCGGTCCTCGCCGCGCTGCTGCTGGGCGCGCACCCGCCGCAGCCGGGCGCCATAGCGGCGCTGCGGCTGGCCGGGGCGCGGATCACCGGGGGACTGGACCTGACGGGGGCCGAGACCGCCCACCAGGTGCGGCTGGAGCACTGTTTCCTGGACGAGGCGGTCGTCCTCAACTCGGCGGCCACGGCGAGCGTGCGCATCGACGGGAGCGTGCTGCCGCGCGTCGACGCCCGGATGGCCAGGGTCGAGGGCGTGCTCGCGGTGCGGCGGTGCCGGGTCGCCGGCGCGCTGCTGGCCACCAACGCCCGGATCAGCGGCGAACTCCTCCTGCACGGCACCCGGTTCGCCGGCGAGAACGGCTGGTCGGTGTTCGCCGGCGGGATGGAGGTGGGCGGGGCGGTCTTCTGCACCCACGGCTTCACCGGCGGCGGCGGGATACGGCTCATCGGCGCCCGGCTGTCGGGCGGGCTCTTCCTGGACGGCGCGCGGATCGGCGCGGCGGACGGGCTGGCGCTCAGCCTCGACCACGCCCAGGTCACCACCGTCCAGCTCACCGACGGCTTCTTTGCCGCGGGCCGCCTGGAGCTGCGCGGCGCGCAGATAGCCGACCTGCTCAGCTTCGACGGCGCGGCGCTGGGCGGGTGCACCGGCGTCGACGGCGCCCGGCTGCACGCCACCGACCTCCGCTTCACGCCCGCGGAGCCGCCCGCGGGGCCGGTGTCCCTCGGCGGCGCCCAGGTGACCGTCCTCCACGACGACCTCGACCGCTGGCCCCGGACCGTGCACCTCGACGGCTTCGCGTACGGCTCCATCCAGCCGGTGCGCGCCGCCGAGCAGGACTCGGTGCCCCGCAGGCTCGACTGGGTCCGCCGCGGCGCGGGCTACGCCCCGCAGCCGTACGAGCAGCTCGCGGCCTGGTACCGGCAGATCGGGCACGTCGACGACGCCCGCCGCGTCCTGCTCGCCAAGCAGCGCGCCCGCCGCCGCACCCTGCGCCCCGCCGGCCAGGTCTGGAGCCTGCTGCTCGACGGGACGGTCGGCTTCGGCTACCGCCCGTGGCTGGCCGGGCTGTGGCTGGCGGCGCTCACGCTGCTCGGCAGCCTGGTCTTCGCGGCGGGGGACAGCAGGCCCGTGAACAAGGGCGAGGGACCGCGCTTCCACCCCTTCGTCTACGCCCTCGACCTGCTGATCCCCGTCGGCGGTCTCGGTCAGCGCGACTTCTGGTACATGTCCGGCGGGGCGCCGCAGGCCCTGTCGTACGTCCTCGTCGCCGCCGGCTGGCTGCTGACGACGGCGCTCGTGGCCGGGATGACGCGGACGCTGGAACGGACGTAG
- a CDS encoding siderophore-interacting protein codes for MADRPAGRKRQVHTARVVRTEQLTPHMVRVVLGDEELSGFTAGEWTDHYVKLLFPAPGAEYPEPYDLDAIRRDLPRDQWPLMRTYTVRSWDAKARELALDFVVHGEAGVAGPWALGARPGEVVRFLGPGGAYAPSPAADWHLLAGDESALPAIAASLERVPDGAVAHVLVEVADAAERQPLAAPEGAVVTWLYRDGRPVGRPLVEAVGALDFPPGRAHAFVHGEAGMVKELRRHLRLDRQVPREQLSISGYWRLGHDEDGWQSSKKRWNEAVEREQEGADPAAGATP; via the coding sequence GTGGCAGACCGCCCCGCCGGCCGGAAGCGCCAGGTCCACACCGCCCGCGTGGTACGCACCGAGCAACTCACCCCGCACATGGTGCGCGTGGTCCTCGGCGACGAGGAGTTGTCCGGCTTCACGGCGGGCGAGTGGACCGACCACTACGTCAAGCTCCTCTTCCCCGCGCCCGGCGCGGAGTACCCCGAGCCGTACGACCTGGACGCCATCCGCCGCGACCTGCCGCGCGACCAGTGGCCGCTGATGCGCACGTACACCGTGCGCTCCTGGGACGCCAAGGCACGGGAGCTGGCGCTCGACTTCGTCGTGCACGGCGAGGCGGGCGTGGCCGGCCCCTGGGCGCTCGGCGCCCGCCCGGGCGAGGTGGTGCGCTTCCTCGGCCCCGGCGGCGCGTACGCCCCGAGCCCGGCCGCCGACTGGCATCTGCTGGCGGGCGACGAGAGCGCGCTGCCGGCCATCGCCGCCTCGCTGGAGCGCGTGCCGGACGGCGCCGTCGCGCACGTGCTGGTCGAGGTCGCCGACGCGGCCGAGCGCCAGCCGCTGGCGGCCCCCGAGGGCGCCGTGGTCACCTGGCTGTACCGCGACGGCCGGCCGGTGGGCCGGCCCCTCGTCGAGGCCGTCGGGGCGCTGGACTTCCCGCCCGGCCGGGCGCACGCCTTCGTGCACGGCGAGGCCGGGATGGTCAAGGAGCTGCGCCGGCACCTGCGGCTGGACCGGCAGGTGCCGCGCGAGCAGTTGTCGATCTCCGGTTACTGGCGGCTCGGCCACGACGAGGACGGCTGGCAGTCCTCGAAGAAGCGGTGGAACGAGGCCGTCGAGCGCGAGCAGGAGGGCGCGGACCCGGCCGCCGGCGCCACCCCCTGA
- a CDS encoding ABC transporter permease, with product MSAVAAQTWYMTQRQLTAILRQPAYLLITLVQPVIWLFLFGNLFREITELPGFGAGSYLDYLIPGVVVMTALSSSMWAGMGTLEEIERGTLNRFLTTPVSRGALMNANVVNNGLSVLVQSVVIVLLGLLAGADYPGGIVGLLVLVAAAILLGTVFGAMSNAIGMVVRQRESIIGINTFLLLPLTFLSSSFMAPALMPSWMRRIAEVNPVDWAVVAGRGALSADPDWGAVLGRGGALLAVAVAAVWLSTRTFRTYQKSV from the coding sequence ATGAGCGCCGTCGCCGCCCAGACCTGGTACATGACGCAGCGTCAGCTCACCGCGATCCTGCGGCAGCCGGCGTACCTGCTGATCACTCTCGTCCAGCCGGTGATCTGGCTGTTCCTGTTCGGCAACCTGTTCCGGGAGATCACCGAGCTGCCGGGCTTCGGGGCCGGCTCGTACCTGGACTACCTGATCCCCGGCGTGGTGGTGATGACCGCGCTCAGCTCCAGCATGTGGGCCGGCATGGGCACCCTGGAGGAGATCGAGCGCGGCACCCTCAACCGGTTCCTGACCACCCCGGTCAGCCGCGGGGCGCTGATGAACGCCAACGTGGTCAACAACGGCCTCAGCGTGCTCGTGCAGTCGGTCGTGATCGTCCTGCTCGGGCTCCTCGCCGGGGCGGACTACCCGGGCGGGATCGTCGGGCTGCTGGTGCTCGTGGCGGCGGCGATCCTGCTGGGCACCGTCTTCGGGGCGATGTCCAACGCGATCGGCATGGTGGTGCGGCAGCGCGAGTCGATCATCGGCATCAACACGTTCCTGCTGCTGCCGTTGACGTTCCTGTCCTCGTCGTTCATGGCGCCGGCCCTGATGCCGTCCTGGATGCGGCGCATCGCCGAGGTCAACCCCGTCGACTGGGCGGTGGTGGCCGGCCGGGGCGCGCTGTCGGCGGACCCCGACTGGGGCGCGGTGCTGGGGCGGGGCGGCGCGCTGCTCGCGGTGGCGGTGGCGGCGGTGTGGCTGTCGACCCGGACGTTCCGCACGTACCAGAAGTCGGTGTGA
- a CDS encoding ATP-binding cassette domain-containing protein: protein MPGNGTLAVEARELTKSYPHGVTALDGMSLAVRSGTVFGLLGPNGAGKSTTVKILTTLARPDAGAATVAGHDVLRRPGRVRRAIGVVAQKSGADPMATGRENLLLQGRLYGLRGAPLARRAAELLARFALADASDRLVRGYSGGMQRRLDVALGLVHRPAVLFLDEPTTGLDPEARTAMWEEIARLAGGEGLTIVLTTHYLEEADRLAERIAIVDRGRVVAEGTPDELKGELRGDAVHVELARTPGEVDAGLLRAALTEFAGVREVVLDGRRLSARAADGAAAVPRVLSALERQGAEVAAITAARPSLDDVYLRYAGRRFADADGAGGGDGGGDATAPVAAGGAR, encoded by the coding sequence ATGCCCGGAAACGGGACGCTCGCCGTCGAGGCGCGCGAGCTGACCAAGAGCTATCCCCACGGCGTCACGGCCCTGGACGGCATGTCCCTGGCCGTACGGTCCGGCACGGTCTTCGGGCTGCTCGGCCCGAACGGCGCCGGCAAGTCCACCACCGTCAAGATCCTCACCACCCTGGCCCGGCCCGACGCCGGCGCCGCCACCGTCGCCGGCCACGACGTGCTGCGCCGCCCCGGCCGGGTGCGGCGCGCGATCGGCGTCGTGGCGCAGAAGTCCGGCGCCGACCCGATGGCCACCGGACGCGAGAACCTGCTGCTGCAGGGCCGCCTGTACGGGCTGCGCGGCGCGCCGCTCGCCCGCCGCGCCGCCGAGTTGCTGGCGCGCTTCGCACTGGCCGACGCCTCGGACCGCCTGGTACGGGGCTACTCCGGCGGCATGCAGCGGCGCCTCGACGTGGCGCTGGGGCTGGTGCACCGGCCCGCGGTGCTCTTCCTGGACGAGCCGACGACGGGTCTCGACCCCGAAGCCCGGACGGCCATGTGGGAGGAGATCGCCCGGCTCGCCGGCGGCGAGGGGCTGACCATCGTGCTGACCACGCACTACCTGGAGGAGGCCGACAGGCTCGCGGAGCGGATCGCGATCGTCGACCGCGGGCGCGTGGTCGCCGAGGGCACGCCCGACGAGCTGAAGGGCGAGCTGCGCGGCGACGCCGTGCACGTCGAACTCGCCCGCACGCCGGGGGAGGTGGACGCCGGGCTGCTCCGGGCCGCGCTCACCGAGTTCGCGGGTGTGCGCGAGGTCGTGCTCGACGGGCGCCGGCTGAGCGCCCGGGCGGCGGACGGCGCCGCGGCGGTGCCGCGGGTGCTGTCCGCGCTGGAACGCCAGGGCGCGGAGGTGGCCGCGATCACCGCCGCCCGGCCGTCGCTGGACGACGTCTACCTGCGTTACGCGGGACGCCGGTTCGCCGACGCGGACGGCGCGGGCGGGGGAGACGGCGGCGGGGACGCAACCGCTCCGGTCGCGGCGGGAGGTGCGCGATGA
- a CDS encoding helical backbone metal receptor, whose protein sequence is MAGRRVVSLVPSLTEAIAVTAPGALVGATDWCSHPAGLDVARVRGTKNPDVERIVALAPDLVVANEEENRAPDLAALRAAGLEVLVTEVRTLEQGFAELARVLAACGAEARPGWLAAAEAAWRDVRPPAGRARRAVVPVWRRPWMVLGRETFAGDLLARLGVENVYAGHAERYPRVPLAELRGGGAELVVLPDEPYAFAADDGPEAFGGMAAALVSGRHLTWYGPSLAEAPEVLAAALRGT, encoded by the coding sequence ATGGCAGGCAGGCGCGTGGTTTCCCTGGTTCCGTCGCTGACCGAGGCGATCGCCGTCACGGCGCCCGGCGCGCTCGTCGGCGCCACCGACTGGTGCAGCCACCCGGCCGGTCTCGACGTCGCACGGGTGCGGGGGACGAAGAACCCGGACGTCGAGCGGATCGTCGCGCTCGCCCCCGACCTGGTCGTCGCCAACGAGGAGGAGAACCGCGCACCCGACCTCGCCGCGCTCCGGGCGGCCGGTCTGGAGGTGCTCGTCACCGAAGTCCGCACGCTGGAGCAGGGGTTCGCCGAGCTGGCGCGGGTGCTGGCGGCCTGCGGGGCCGAGGCGCGGCCGGGGTGGCTGGCGGCCGCGGAGGCGGCGTGGCGGGACGTGCGGCCGCCGGCGGGACGGGCGCGGCGCGCGGTGGTGCCGGTGTGGCGGCGGCCGTGGATGGTACTGGGCCGGGAGACGTTCGCCGGGGACCTGCTGGCGCGGCTGGGGGTGGAGAACGTCTACGCGGGGCACGCGGAGCGGTACCCGCGGGTGCCGCTCGCCGAGCTGCGCGGCGGCGGGGCGGAGCTGGTGGTGCTGCCGGACGAGCCCTACGCGTTCGCGGCGGACGACGGCCCCGAGGCGTTCGGGGGGATGGCGGCGGCGCTGGTGAGCGGGCGCCATCTGACGTGGTACGGGCCGTCGCTGGCCGAGGCGCCGGAGGTGCTGGCCGCCGCGCTGCGCGGGACGTAG
- a CDS encoding 5'-3' exonuclease, which translates to MLLDTASLYFRAYFGVPESVTAPDGTPVNAVRGLLDFISRLVADHRPDDLVACMDADWRPQWRVDLIPSYKAHRVAEEHPGEGEADEEVVPDTLSPQVPVIEEVLDALGIARVGVAPYEADDVIGTLTAHATGPVDIITGDRDLFQLIDDARGVRVVYPVKGVGNATVMDGAALREKYGVDGPGYADLALLRGDPSDGLPGVPGIGEKTAAKLLDAYGDLAGIMAAVDDPASRLTPAQRRRLAEARPYVEVAPTVVRVAADVPLPAYDPELPRAPRDPERLAALAKRWGLGGSLERLLTTLRG; encoded by the coding sequence ATGCTGCTCGACACGGCAAGCCTCTACTTCCGCGCGTACTTCGGCGTACCGGAATCGGTCACGGCCCCCGACGGCACTCCCGTGAACGCCGTGCGGGGCCTGCTCGACTTCATCTCCCGGCTCGTCGCAGACCACCGCCCCGACGACCTCGTGGCCTGCATGGACGCCGACTGGCGCCCGCAGTGGCGGGTGGACCTCATCCCCTCGTACAAGGCGCACCGCGTCGCCGAGGAGCACCCGGGCGAGGGGGAGGCGGACGAGGAGGTGGTGCCGGACACGCTGTCGCCGCAGGTGCCGGTCATCGAGGAGGTGCTCGACGCCCTCGGCATCGCGCGGGTGGGCGTGGCCCCGTACGAGGCGGACGACGTGATCGGCACCCTGACCGCGCACGCGACCGGCCCGGTGGACATCATCACCGGCGACCGCGACCTGTTCCAGCTCATCGACGACGCCCGCGGGGTACGGGTGGTCTACCCCGTCAAGGGCGTCGGCAACGCCACCGTCATGGACGGCGCGGCGCTGCGCGAGAAGTACGGCGTCGACGGCCCCGGCTACGCGGACCTCGCCCTGCTGCGCGGCGACCCCAGCGACGGGCTGCCGGGCGTGCCCGGCATCGGCGAGAAGACCGCGGCCAAGCTCCTCGACGCCTACGGCGACCTCGCCGGCATCATGGCCGCCGTCGACGACCCCGCCTCGCGGCTCACCCCGGCGCAGCGGCGCCGGCTCGCCGAGGCGCGGCCGTACGTCGAGGTGGCGCCGACCGTGGTGCGGGTCGCGGCCGACGTGCCGCTGCCGGCGTACGACCCGGAGCTGCCGCGGGCGCCGCGGGACCCGGAGCGGCTGGCGGCGCTCGCGAAGCGCTGGGGGCTCGGGGGCTCGCTGGAGCGGCTGCTGACGACGCTGCGGGGCTGA